Below is a window of Flavobacterium sp. CFS9 DNA.
TAGTCCTGAAAGACGGATTAATTATCGATGATAAAAAGGTAGAACAAGTTAGAGCTTCATCTTATGTTTAATATTGAGCGTTGGCAGGAAATATTTGAGGCAATCTCTAAAAACCGGTTGAGAACATTTCTTACCGGAGTTTCTGTAGCGTCAGGGATTTTTATTTTAGTGATTTTGCTTGGTGCAGGGAAAGGGCTTCAAAACGGAATTGAGAAACAATTTGAACGTGATGCTGCCGGAATTATCGAGGTTTGGTCGGGAACAACCACAAAAGAATATAAAGGTCTGAATCCGGGGAGACAAATTCAGTTTAGAAATAGTGATTACTCACAATCGGTGCAGAAATTTAATGATAAACTGGAACTGCAGGCTTCAACACAAAACTACTGGGGAGGAACCTTTACTTATGGAAAAGAATCCGGTAGTTATCAATACAGAGGAGTTGATCCGGATTATTCAGGAATAGAGAATCTTACTGTTGTTCAGGGGAGATATATAAACAGTAATGATTTGGCGAATAACGAAAAAGTAGCCTGTATTGGAATGAAAGTCAAAACAGATTTGTTTAAAGACAAAGATCCTTTGGGAAAAGAAATTTCAATCAATAATATCAATTTTAAAGTAGTAGGAGTTTTTACTGATCCGGGAGGAGAAAGAGAAGAAACCCGCGCTTATCTGCCTAGAACTACTGTTCAGAGAGCTTACGGTGGTGGAGATAAAATCAGTAACCTGTTTTTTACGTTAAAGAAAACGAATAATTACGACGAGGCTTTGGCACAATCTGAAAAATTCACACAAGATTTGAAGGATCTTCTAAAAAGCAAAAATGTAATTGCTCCTAATGATGACAGTGGAGTTGGGGCTTACAATTCCGTTAAAGATGCCAAACAGTTTTATGATTTGAATTTATACATACGATTGTTCTTTTGGTGGGTAGGTATTTGTACCATTATTGCCGGAGTGGTTGGGGTAAGTAACATCATGTTGATCATTGTAAAAGAAAGAACAAAGGAAATCGGAATACGAAAAGCACTCGGAGCCTCTCCGTTTTCAATCATTTCGATGATCCTTCATGAATCTATTTTTATCACCACTATTGCTGGGTTTACTGGCTTGCTGGCTAGTTTAGCGTTATTGGAATTTGTTGGGCCGATGGTGCAAAGTGAGTATTTTAGAAATCCTGAAGTCGATTTTAGTGTGGCATTAACTACACTGGCGCTGCTCATATTTGCAGGTGCTCTGGCAGGATTTTTTCCGGCTTACCATGCAGCAAAAATTAGACCTATTGTAGCACTTAGAGACGAATAATTATGTTTAAAAAAGATAATTGGGACGAGATTTTACAGGCTTTAACTGCCAACGTTTTCAGAACAATCCTAACGGCGTTTGGGGTGTTTTGGGGTATCTTTATTTTGGTGATATTACTGGCTGCCGGAAACGGTCTGGAGAACGGAGTTAAGAAAGGTTTTGACGGAATTGCTACAAATACGATGTTTATGTGGAGTCAGACCACTTCAAAAGCATACAAAGGTTTGCCTAAAACACGTCAGTATGAATTTAGAAACAGTGATGTAGGTGCTTTAAAAGCGGCTTTGCCGGATTTATTGTACGTGTCGCCGCGAAATCAGCTGGGGGATTTTAACGGAACGAATAATGTGGTTCGAGGTACCAAAACTTCGGCATTTACCATTTACGGAGATTATCCGGAGCTGATCAAACAACAGCCGATGGATATTATCAAAGGACGATTTGTAAATCAGCAGGATATCCTTGAAAAACGAAAAGTTGCCGTGATTGGTAAAGGAGTTATCAGTGAACTTTACGGAAAAGAGGAAGAAGCGATTGGAACTTATGTGAAAATCAACGGAATCAATTTTATGGTGGTAGGAGTTTACAAATCAAAACAGCAAGGAGGAAATGCAGAGCAGGAACAAAAAAATATATTTATTCCGTTTACCACTTTTCAACAAGCTTTTAATTACGGAGATAAAGTGGGATGGATGGCACTTACCGCAAAAGATGAGACGTCTATCACGGATCTAAAACCAAAAATTCTGGAGATCATTAAAAAACTGCATTCTATAAATCCAACAGATGAACGTGCTGTTGGTAATTTTGATTTGTACGAACAGTTCAATAAAGTACAGAGTTTGTTTAGTATTTTAAAGATCATTGCTTATTTCGTTGGAACTTTAGTGTTGATTTCGGGAGTAATTGGTATTTCAAATATCATGCTTATTGTAGTGAAAGAACGTACCAAAGAAATTGGTATTCGCAGGGCTTTAGGGGCTACGCCTGCAGCCATTCGCGGACAAATTTTAGCAGAGTCTATATTTTTGACCATCATTTCAGGAATGCTGGGTATTGCCGTGGCGACCGGAATTATTGCGCTTTTAAACATGGCATTAGCTTCAATGCCGCCGGATAGCGACACCATGTTTGCAAATCCAAGTGTCGATTTGAGAGTCGTATTTGTCGCTTTAATAATATTAGTAGGATCTGGTTTGCTGGCAGGATTTATTCCCGCACAAACCGCAATTAATGTGAAGCCTGTAGATGCTTTACGAACAGAATAAATTATCAATCAGAATATAATCGAATTAAACTGAAAACACAATGAAAAAAGGAGTAACCGTAACCATTTTAATCTTTATTGCTATAGTTTTCTTTGGCGCACTGTATTACCTGTACGCTAAGAATCAAGAGTCTCCAATT
It encodes the following:
- a CDS encoding ABC transporter permease, with product MFNIERWQEIFEAISKNRLRTFLTGVSVASGIFILVILLGAGKGLQNGIEKQFERDAAGIIEVWSGTTTKEYKGLNPGRQIQFRNSDYSQSVQKFNDKLELQASTQNYWGGTFTYGKESGSYQYRGVDPDYSGIENLTVVQGRYINSNDLANNEKVACIGMKVKTDLFKDKDPLGKEISINNINFKVVGVFTDPGGEREETRAYLPRTTVQRAYGGGDKISNLFFTLKKTNNYDEALAQSEKFTQDLKDLLKSKNVIAPNDDSGVGAYNSVKDAKQFYDLNLYIRLFFWWVGICTIIAGVVGVSNIMLIIVKERTKEIGIRKALGASPFSIISMILHESIFITTIAGFTGLLASLALLEFVGPMVQSEYFRNPEVDFSVALTTLALLIFAGALAGFFPAYHAAKIRPIVALRDE
- a CDS encoding ABC transporter permease, producing the protein MFKKDNWDEILQALTANVFRTILTAFGVFWGIFILVILLAAGNGLENGVKKGFDGIATNTMFMWSQTTSKAYKGLPKTRQYEFRNSDVGALKAALPDLLYVSPRNQLGDFNGTNNVVRGTKTSAFTIYGDYPELIKQQPMDIIKGRFVNQQDILEKRKVAVIGKGVISELYGKEEEAIGTYVKINGINFMVVGVYKSKQQGGNAEQEQKNIFIPFTTFQQAFNYGDKVGWMALTAKDETSITDLKPKILEIIKKLHSINPTDERAVGNFDLYEQFNKVQSLFSILKIIAYFVGTLVLISGVIGISNIMLIVVKERTKEIGIRRALGATPAAIRGQILAESIFLTIISGMLGIAVATGIIALLNMALASMPPDSDTMFANPSVDLRVVFVALIILVGSGLLAGFIPAQTAINVKPVDALRTE